Proteins from a genomic interval of Uloborus diversus isolate 005 chromosome 4, Udiv.v.3.1, whole genome shotgun sequence:
- the LOC129220432 gene encoding E3 ubiquitin-protein ligase RNF113A-like, protein MDFTFKKSIKRNLRKRNISDDENSSGEETAVFKKEKKSVSSNPMIQGTSTKKIRDVDHNPTKSDSDEETLIPVYKSAKTAQRTGPADMGATSTIQFETEKDKDAQAIFEKSQKINEELKGKGDDKIYRGINNYQKFSIAKDTSQGNASSGMVRKGPIRAPDNIRSTVRWDYQPDICKDYKETGFCGFGDSCKFMHDRSDYKQGWQLEMEMANNTYGAEDSTKYEISSDEDDLPFKCFICRSSFKDPVVTKCNHYFCEKCALENYAKSTRCYVCGVQTSGLFKAAKDLAAKLIARKESACGSDSDS, encoded by the coding sequence ATggactttacttttaaaaaatccataaagCGGAATTTAAGAAAGCGAAATATAAGTGATGATGAAAATTCTAGTGGAGAagaaactgcagtttttaaaaaggaaaaaaagtcagTATCAAGTAATCCAATGATACAAGGTACCAGTACGAAAAAAATTCGAGATGTGGATCACAACCCAACTAAATCAGACAGCGATGAGGAAACTTTAATTCCTGTGTATAAATCGGCAAAAACAGCTCAACGAACAGGTCCAGCAGATATGGGAGCAACTTCAACAATACAGTTTGAAACAGAAAAGGATAAAGACGCTCAAGCTATATTTGAAAAATCgcagaaaataaatgaagaattaaaGGGCAAAGGAGATGACAAAATCTACAGGGGTATCAATAATTATCAAAAGTTTTCTATAGCGAAAGATACCTCTCAAGGAAATGCTTCTAGTGGCATGGTCAGAAAAGGTCCCATTCGAGCACCGGACAATATCAGATCAACTGTTCGATGGGACTACCAACCAGATATTTGTAAAGATTATAAAGAAACTGGGTTTTGTGGATTTGGGGACAGTTGTAAATTCATGCATGACAGATCAGATTATAAGCAAGGGTGGCAGTTGGAGATGGAAATGGCCAACAATACTTACGGTGCCGAAGACTCTACAAAGTACGAAATTAGTTCTGATGAGGACGACTTACCATTTAAGTGCTTCATTTGTAGAAGTTCATTTAAAGACCCTGTGGTAACCAAATGCAATCACTATTTTTGTGAAAAGTGTGCTCTAGAGAACTATGCAAAAAGTACCAGATGTTACGTCTGTGGTGTTCAGACATCAGGCCTGTTCAAAGCTGCTAAAGATTTAGCTGCAAAGTTGATTGCAAGAAAAGAAAGTGCATGTGGATCAGACAGTGATTCTTGA